The uncultured Draconibacterium sp. genome has a segment encoding these proteins:
- a CDS encoding altronate dehydratase family protein, which produces MADYIKINPTDNVIIALKDFSAGEIIKVDGQELTVVGDVPKGHKMALTAIAENEDIIKYGAPIGHATQAIEAGEHIHVQNLKTNLSGTINYSFDQKLNELAVAERELTFEGYKRDNGKVGIRNELWIVPTVGCVNGQAQQIIDLFKQEVNPTDIDGVEVFKHSYGCSQLGDDHVNTQKALADVINHPNAGGVFVLGLGCENNQIDHLKKFIGDYDESRVRFLASQDVEDEVETGLEILKEIYDVMHTDQREAVPLSELNIGLKCGGSDGFSGITANPLVGAFSDFLVAQGGTTILTEVPEMFGAETLLMERAQNKAVFDKTVSLINDFKDYYLQHNLPVYENPSPGNKKGGISTLEDKSLGCTQKGGTATVVDVLKYAEPLKTKGLNLLSAPGNDLVAASALGFSGCQMVLFTTGRGTPFGSFVPTMKISTNSDLFNKKKNWIDFNAGTLLEGKTMDELLEDFVQFIIEVASGKQLNHEKTGFKEIAIFKTGVTL; this is translated from the coding sequence ATGGCAGACTACATAAAAATAAATCCAACCGACAATGTGATCATCGCCTTAAAAGATTTTTCGGCAGGTGAAATCATTAAGGTTGACGGACAGGAACTGACGGTTGTTGGTGATGTTCCGAAAGGCCACAAAATGGCACTCACTGCAATTGCCGAAAACGAAGATATTATCAAATATGGTGCGCCGATTGGTCATGCTACACAAGCCATCGAAGCCGGAGAACACATACATGTTCAGAATCTGAAAACAAATCTTTCGGGCACCATCAATTATTCGTTCGATCAGAAATTGAACGAACTGGCGGTTGCTGAACGAGAGCTTACTTTCGAGGGCTATAAACGTGACAACGGAAAAGTGGGAATCCGTAACGAACTGTGGATTGTGCCAACAGTTGGTTGTGTGAACGGGCAGGCGCAGCAGATTATCGATTTGTTTAAGCAGGAAGTAAATCCTACAGATATTGATGGGGTAGAAGTGTTTAAACATAGCTATGGTTGCTCGCAGTTGGGCGATGATCATGTGAATACGCAAAAAGCATTGGCTGATGTGATCAATCACCCGAATGCCGGTGGTGTTTTTGTGTTGGGTTTGGGTTGCGAAAACAACCAGATCGATCACCTGAAAAAGTTTATTGGCGATTACGACGAAAGCCGCGTACGCTTTTTAGCATCGCAGGATGTAGAGGATGAAGTGGAAACCGGGCTGGAGATTTTGAAAGAAATCTATGACGTGATGCACACTGATCAACGTGAAGCTGTTCCTTTGTCGGAACTGAATATCGGCTTAAAATGTGGTGGATCGGATGGTTTTTCAGGAATTACTGCCAATCCGCTGGTAGGTGCTTTCTCCGATTTTTTGGTGGCGCAGGGTGGAACAACAATTCTTACCGAAGTGCCTGAAATGTTTGGTGCCGAAACCTTGCTGATGGAGCGTGCTCAAAACAAAGCGGTGTTTGACAAAACGGTGAGCCTGATCAATGATTTTAAGGATTATTATCTGCAACATAATTTGCCGGTTTACGAAAATCCGTCGCCGGGAAATAAAAAGGGTGGTATTTCAACCCTCGAAGATAAATCGCTTGGATGTACCCAAAAAGGGGGTACTGCAACTGTGGTCGATGTGTTGAAATATGCCGAGCCCTTAAAAACAAAAGGTTTGAATTTATTGTCGGCACCTGGAAACGACTTAGTGGCTGCATCGGCACTCGGATTTAGCGGCTGTCAGATGGTGCTGTTTACCACAGGGCGCGGAACGCCGTTTGGCAGTTTTGTACCCACCATGAAAATTTCTACCAATTCCGATTTATTCAACAAAAAGAAAAACTGGATAGATTTTAACGCCGGCACTTTGCTCGAGGGCAAAACCATGGACGAGCTTTTGGAAGACTTTGTTCAGTTTATCATTGAAGTTGCCAGTGGCAAACAATTAAACCACGAAAAAACCGGTTTTAAAGAAATTGCCATTTTTAAAACAGGCGTAACGCTTTAG